The genome window ATCAACGAAAGCTTTAAATGATGTgagtgaaaataataattcaacaaTTGATGGAAAATACTGGAAcaactttataaaaaagttgTGCAAAAGTACCTGTAATTAAATTGACACTTTCTGCTTAATATATAAATCATTTTATACATAAAGTACATCTGTCTTATTAAAAATTTacaccaaaaaaatattccaccAATTCAATCCAAAGTCTACCAAAATTAAGACTATCTACTGGCGATCTACATTGACCCTTATCCACAGAGGCatgaaagatgagcggagatgccacaaggcaggtaggtcatgcgccttgtaggtcaaataccGTACATTAGGCGTaaccaaattatttatattagtaaCTAACTAATAACCAACGCAGGTTTTTGGTATCTTGACACATCCATAAACATATAGGTACTGATTCATTAGTCcttttgtttaaagaaaatgcgGAGTtaataacgttcctcgtcccccgaacacccgcattttgacgcgctacttAGGACAGTtagcgttatgacatctccactatcattttattctccatggttcTAAGATAATGTGTAGCTAAACCTGTTGTTCGAAGGCGACTTTGAGCACGTCCTCGATATGGCTGACGAAGTGGATGTCGACCTTGTCTCGGATGAAGGAGGGCAGATCGTCGTAGTCGCGTCTGTTCTCTTCCGGGAGAATTACGCAGCTCACGCCCGCGCGTTTTGCCTGGAAATTAGAATATACAGTAAATTTGGTTATCCTCCTTTGGGaaggaaacaaaattaaaatattaaaaaaggtTATCAAAATAACTGAGTAATTATTGATGGTAGGTACATTACAATGTAATTAGTATTTTACATAAGTTAGAATTTGCGCTGTTTAAATCCTATTGTGTCTGGGATACTTATAACTTTTTGATATTGAATAACCGTCATTAACATTATGTCATGATAGCCATGCAACACCATGTTGGCTTGAGGGGGTCAGGTATACAGTTGTTCCACATAAAACAAAGCCATTTGTTgggcaaaaaaaaatttgtgcAGAAAAGATATTAAAGTACATAGTACGCTGCATCACGTAACACTGAAAGCTTGTACTAGAATATCTTCCCCCGTCATGGCGATCGTGGCGCCCACTGACGGATCGTCTTTAGGAGTCGCAACTTCAGGAACATGTTAGTACATGCGGCTAGAGGGATACTGATGAATAAAAGACACTAACCGCAATAATCTTCTCCTTAATCCCCCCCACGGGCAGCACTCTCCCCGTGAGCGAGATCTCCCCGGTCATGGCGAGGTCGTGGCGCACGGCGCGGCGCAGCGCGAGCGACGCCAGCGCCGTCGCGATGGTGGCGCCCGCTGACGGACCGTCCTTGGGAGTCGCACCTTCAGGCACGTGCAGGTGGATGTGGCTAGAGGGAGAATAGTGATGTTAGATGTTGTTCATCGTTTGTCCCACCTTATCATGACGAATTCTgccgtgtttcggaagacacTATAGATTGACAGGCAATCTAATAGATTGATaagtcccggctatcatttgatGGATTATGGAAAGTCATATCGGATAACCAGAAAGCCTGActtaaataaagatagaaatagaacaaacaaaatatggaATGATtacctgaaagaggacatgaacatttaccgtcttaccacaaaaacttttaaacgtcagtttaagacttgtctacaCAAATGTCCGactatgacgttgacatatggttcattttgcagccacaatttttttagacaagtgtaaaacagacgtttaagtttttgtagtaaggccaattttattttattatgacaactagccgttttcccgcggtttcacccgcatcccgtcagtcccgtggtaactactgcccgtaccgggataaaatatagcctatgttacttgtggataatgtagctttcgaatggtgaaagaatttttaaaaacggtccagtagtttttgagcctattcataacaaaccaaacaaacaaacaaagttttcctctttataatattagtatagatttgttatTGAGCGATCTGCGATAGTACGCACATGCCGcataataaagattatttttatttgtagattCACCCCAGGAAGGGAAAcgcatagatgtaatataataaacaagattgcgcacgctcgaaatatatatttacgaaaatgaactctattccaacgcaataaggtactaaatttgttgcataatacacagaggcaaatccgagccgagagggatagtcagaacggaggccgtttgtctctttctaacaccttgccagcataaaaaaatgttgtgatcaacagttttgtcttcccaaaaaaacaattgaatcacatatatttttatcttattttaacaattgtaagtcaacaaattaataaaaatcgcattaatttattatacgaataaattatttatacaaattattattcttaaaacataaacaacataaatttttattttgtttttttttttttttttttctagcggtaaccctgaacattcttggcgcgtaatcagcatttaaaattttgtttatattttttgtattaaatcaatttaaactatttaaatggtgaaaagtGTTACGTTTATagttgtaaaagtgaatcctatggtggttgcaatatatcgttccacaggttagctaataataacattttcgtaaaccaaacaactagggtgcccatgaattcttgtaatgagtgaaaatatgggtgatggattttaaaactgttgtactattgttatagcttcccaaaaaatgaagaaaggcaacataaatggctcagccgtctatatatgaagtagaaatacaaaaaaaaacagtcttcacttcgaatcttcctgcttttatactgctaattcccgctaattattaaaagcctttataattatcttaaggtcacaaactgcgtaagttaaaacttcaataccaatctgcgtttaataatcttagcaaattcggatttgtctcacataccttaatctcatagtcaccctattagaaagggacagacagcctccgtactaactgtttcactcggctcgttttttgggtttatatgcgcagtcctgtttactaatattatgtctatggggaAACGCCCGCCACGTCGCTTCTTTCCCTGGTGTGAAGCGGTTACAGTTTGCTGAATAGTTTCCATTTCCATAGATTTTCAAGTTATAATGTGGGCCGATCCCGGCGGCACTGCAATGCCGGGCCGACCCGTGACCGGAGTGGAGCGAGCCCCGAACATCCCGTCAGTTTACAAAAATCAGATTAATATACTGGTCCCTCAGTGAGGGAACTTTCAGATATTAAGCTGAAAAGAACAGATACTACACTTTGATCTTAGCCAAAAGGCCGAGAAGCGATACCGAACTAAAGTACCGAGCGAGGGTCGTtcaatcgcggagaatcttaacaccgcgatacaGAAATGAGCGTGAAttgtacagcgccatctatcgagcttgATAGTAAACTTCACTCGTCACTTCTGTGAAGGGTGCCGTTATATCTTTGTGATAAATGGTTTTCTCCTTCTATATTCCACTCACCTAGTATTCAGGAACTTATTCTCCGGGTAGTACTGCGTCATGTAATTCCTGGCGACAGTCAGCGCTATGCGGGCTGACTCCTTCATCACGTCGCCCAAGTGTCCTGTAAGCTCCATGGAACCGAACGGCGACTTGTCGTCGGTAGCTGTGTTGCGGAGTGCTGTCTCTATGAATAAACTGCTGCCACCTGTGGAAAATATTGCAGTAGTTGAGTTATTTTTATCGGGTAAATGTAGGTTTTGCAATGACATCCTAAACTGATACACACAATAAAATTACACAATTTTTATCATATGTACTCCCCCTGTGTAGTTTCTTATGTAatcccattatgtactccccttaaaAACTTCCATGTGTACTCCCCTCATGTTCTCCCCttttgtacttccttatgtactccccttgtgTAATCCCTTAATCTTATGCGTAACCAGTGCGTAACTAATGTGAGTGCACTGTGAGGTCCCTCAAATAATATGAATTGTTGGTACATAGCCCTACATTGAACACAAACTCACCCATGGCAGTCCATGCTAGCCCCATGACGACGCCGGGCGGCGTGACGTCGTACATGCGCTCGTGCTTGAAGCTGGGCTTGCCCACCAGCTCCGACAAGTTCGCCTCCGTCACTGTCATCGCTTCCGTCTCCTGTTTTACTATTTTGTACGCGACTTTACGGGCTATCTGTGAATAAAATAGGCGGAGGGAGGTGGGAAATTAGTTAATTCCACTATTCAAACAtgagaaatttacaaaagacatcaTTACATCCACGTCCTGGGGAAACTTAACACAATACATTTGGTTCAGTAGCTTCAAAACTCTAGGTTATGTACAAACTAACTTTTACCCCCcttacttacttataaaaatctctaatcaccttctaagcaacattttcactaatcactacttaaaatcttaagtagtgattaaatgttagttaaaacatgcttaagcaacatttataagtaagaattttcttaaacagcccttaagtattacttattatttaattcaggtTTATAAGTAAGTCTTTTAATCACCTTACGAAATTAATTCTGCGAAAAATGTTCTTTTGCAATTTGAAGTAGCTAAATGAGACCACAAAAAAACCTACAACAGGAACTAGACAAAAATATTCTGTAGAAAACATTGATCAATACAGACTAGCCATTTTACACCAATCAAATTCAACCCTATTCCCTCacaataaagtctaaaataaaatcacatacCTTTTCAATATGTTTCTGCAGATTCCTCACCCCACTCTCTCGGCAGTAAGACTTGATCAGTGTATGTAGTGAGTCGGCAGTTAAATCTAATTGTTGTTCTGTGAGGCCGCAGTTCTTGCGGGCGGTGGGAACTAGGTACTGTTGGGCTATCGCTAGTTTCTCTTCTGCTACGTAACCTGGGTAAAAAGAGTAGAAATTGAGGTAAAGAAATGATGACTTAATAATAAAACCGCACATTTAGAACTCTTCTTGAGGCCTAATTTAAAGATACTTATTAAAAAGCAGCtttaaaaatctcaaaaaaaattggttgttttACCTACGAATCAAAAGATTTTTCGAATGAAATCAGGTCAACAAGCTAGCTGTAATCTTGACAATGAACAAAGAGAATTGCAATTTGGACATATTTATacgacaacaaaaaaacatactAACCCCCGAATTGAAAACctactttttgggaagtcggttaacccGTTATATATCGGAGTGCaaatatacgcgagacacagtTGATTTTCTacagttttataattagcgtCATACAAGGAGTTAAAACCAATACTGCTTTACACAATTGACATAAAAACTCTTTTAATAAATACCAGATTCAATAACCAAAATTCCCACTTACCCGACATATCAATGAGTTCCATCCTATCTCTCAACGGCTCAGGTATATGTTCCACCACGTTCGCAGTACAAATGAACAGGACTTTGGACAGGTCTACCGGTACATCCAAGTAGTGGTCCAGGAAGTTCGCGTTCTGTTCAGGGTCGAGGAGTTCTAGGAGAGCTGATGATGGATCGCCGTGGACACCCCTacgataacaaaaaaaaatgtaaaagtaaCAGTTTGTTTGTCGCACTTTTATGCCAAAATTTGTGAACCAAATCTGGTTTAAAGAGGATCTGGATTACTGAATAAACAGATGTCGGAATTAGTTCCGGGTCATTTAGGTATTtactataaaatacaaataaaaataagtcgtaGATGAATATATTGATATTAACATGGATCTTCCCGGAATTATCAATGGATAATCGCTTCTAAGCAACATGTTAACATTTCACTCCAAAATCAAAGTTTCATCAAGTTGACACCAAAGTTTTTATCTTCaaccattttttattatttagccgTTTACCAGGGAAGTGTAGTCTCGCAAATTCTAAATAGCGACAAAACCTTAGTCAAACCATAGAGGTCAGTGGTCAAACCTCATATTCAGGACTTACAATAACATCTGCAGGacattgaaaataattaaatgttatttacttacttgCCAATCTTATCGACCTCATCAATCAATACTAAAGGGTTTTCCGTGCCAGTTTTCTTCAAACACTGTACGAGTTTCCCCGGCATGGCGCCGACGTACGTCCGTCTGTGTCCCTTGATCTCCGCAACGTCCGTCATACCGCCGACTGAGAATCTGAAGTATTGGCGGTTTAACGCCCGCGCTATTGAACGAGCTGAAATGGGAGGTAAGGTTAGTGGGATAAGGTTCAATTTTGTGTTGATGGTGGTTTTTGGGTTGTGTGGTCatagttataatttttaagactcatgTAGATTCatgtgaaaaaaaattgcgaCATATCGACAAGACCTAGTGAATTTTACAGAATCAGaataattttttattcaaaatatagaCCATTTTTAGAaacattaaataacaaaaacatttcacTCACACACCATTGAATACGATTTAGAACTTTAGATAGTTATCAACTTTTTGATAAACAAATACAAGTCGTCAATGCGACCTTTTGTTATCTTtcgaagtcaaagtcaaagctctttattcTGATCGATTCAAACCTTTTACATAAGTATCAAACTGTATATAAAAACTCACCTATACTTGTTTTCCCGACACCCGGTGGTCCATGGAAGCACAGAATCTTGCCCTGCGTGGATCCCTTCAGCTGTGACACGGCAATGAACTCCAATATCCTCTTCTTAATATCCTCCATGCCATAGTGGTCTTCATCGAGGATGACCTGAGCGTCTTCTAGCTTCAGATTCTCTTCGGAAGTCACCCCCCAGGGGAGGGACGTTAGCCAGTCTAGGTAGCAGCGGGTTACGCTATAAATTAGGGAATAATGTTAGGgatattagtttttatttggtGAGGCATTTGGATTTGGTAGTGAGAGTAAGTTCGGGTATCGTTTTGAGTGTAGTATACGcaattataatcatcggcaaggatattgagccctgaccttcacctgcgcagaaacGATTTATTGCCTTTGTGTACAGTgtgcaaagcgatccccactcttccgccgagagctcaatatccgtgccgataactatacatatatgtatttattttatatagaatATTGTACTAAGCTTGTCTGTTTGAGAAGAAACAGGACTTCTTTTTATCAAACGATTCTTGCCAAATTACGTGCCAGAGACATATGGCATGGATGACAATCATAAAGTGGGTGTGTGAAGTGTAAACTACAGATGTAGTTCTTATTAAATTCCCAAAGGATTGAAACAGaataaaagcttttttattaCTATGTCAAAGACCAATTTTTAGgaaattttggaaatataaaccgattgcaaaaaaatatttacaagcaacaacAGTCTCtcgttcaatattttatttacttacttaaacTCGGAACTATGGCTCTCCAAAAAGTTGAGCTTGTTAAGTTCTTCGTCGATAACTGTCTGCACAGCTTGAGGCACTGTCTTGTCAGCTAAGCGCTCCTTGAACTTGTCGCCGATAGCATCCTTGTCGTCTTTCTCTAGACCTAACTCTTTTTTTATCAcctgagagtaaataaatggaggTTACCATCAAATTACTACGGTTaagagataatttattttgtaaaaacacCACAAAAAAAAGGATTGCAACATAAGCTGTGAAAATAAGTAATAGTCAGACCAAGCTAGACAAGTTTTACCTAGGAAGTTAAATATGAAGATACAGTAAGTTGAATGAACAAATTTTTTCTTGAAGAATATCGAAACTTAGGACATCATCTACGTAGTCACGCcgatatgtatttttatgtacgTGAATACCtgtatgtattaatattttattcttaaaaaactTTCGAATTTGTAACCACCATAATACAATACTACCAATATCCTCAACTTCTACCATCATATcaggcatttatttatttatttatttatttaaaatactttttgcacattgtacaacggcggacttaacgccttaggcgttctctgccagtctaccttagggtggtggtgaaatagaagtggtaggtgcaacacaatttgagcatcagtggaagataataaaaatatatatttatatatatatatatatatataactatatatatgtatatataactatatatatatataactatatatatgTACAACTGTATCCAGGAGAATGTAGGAGAAGATGGTAAGAAAAATGAACTACTGTAATGATTCGGCCAACTTGCCATGGATGTGATTTcgcagtttcattttaaaagtgtgtcgactatttaccatcctgacctccagaggtagctcattccagagaagaatagatttcacaaagaaggaagagtgaataatgtctgaacggtgagcagggcagtgaagaagacgattattagaggagcggagatttttgttATGCTGAGaacacacatactgaaagtgaGAGGTTAAATAGGAAGGTGAAGACGGGGTataaagtatagaaaaaagagtagttaatgccctcatcacacgtcgttgtcttatcggtagccatttaagttgcgctcgatacgctgacacatgatcgtacttgcgaagattaaaaacgaatcgaatgcaattgttgagaagccggtcgagtttattgagcagatctgcattcaggtcatagtagcaaacatcaccatagtcgattataggaaagattaaggtttgcataagcATTGCTTTTACATGGAACGGGAGCAAGTTTTTGAAGCGATAAAGAAACCGCAGTGTACTAGTGATTTTTTGGCTGACAGCTGCAACTTGTGCTTGCCAATTGAGTGAAGAGTCAAGATGAAGGCCCAAATTCTTCACTGAGCAGCTGAACGGTATATTTATCCCGTCAAATACCAAAGTTGGTAACCCAAGTGCGTCTACTTTACCTAAATTTCTTGAGCTACCAATGATTTTGGGATGTTTGGGGTATAACATGTTGGCGGTAAGACGGGAGTGTGACCAGATAGGAACTATGCTCAAAATTTGTAAAGGTTTGACAGATGCACCTGATATCCTTAATGAGCTGATTCGACTATACACGCCGAATAATTATCTCCGCAGCAGAAGGCATCGTCTGTTAGACGTGCCTCCGTGTCGAACCGCAGCCCGCGCTACGGCTCCCATACCGCGCGTGTTGAATACGATCAACAAATTCGTTGAAGCCAACCCGGACTGCGATATATTTGAAGATAAATTTGTCCATATAATGAGAGTATGCCTAAAGTTTTGTGAAAAcaatttctaattttattattcgTTACTAaggtgtttgttttttttttttttttactttattttcattttattttatttttttaatattattttatactttagttaactgtattttttagttcttttttttttttttttttttctcattttaaatttaagtttacgatttatgtaattggctgctaaagccgtgtaagtcgaataaataaataaatgataatagcTTGGCATTTAACAGGATTGACTGCCACTCCGAACCTGTCAGACCAACTTTTGACTACCTCCAAGtctttgttaattttaacaagCGCAGCTGCCAACTCATTCACTTTTGTGTGACGATACAACTGCAAGTCATCGGCATAGAGATGATATGAACACTGAAGCTCAGGAGTAAGGAAATTTATAAATATGGAGAATAACagaggtgagagtatgccgccttgAGGAACGCCAGCATTCAAAGAACACCACGCAGATGAATCCTCATCCACCCGAACCGACTGCTGGCGATCATGAAGATAAGAGGAAAACCAGTCTGACGCCTTAGAAGAGACCATAAGATGTGATAGAATAGATAAAAGGATGTCGTGACTGACGGTATTGAACGCATTTGAAAAATCCACGAGTACCAACACTGTGAGATTAGCGTCTTCCATAGCAAATCtaatatcgccagtcactttGAGGAGGGCAGAAGAAGTGCTGTGGCCCGGCCTAAATCCGGATTGGAAAGGGCTCAGTAGCTCATTGCCGTAGATAAAACGAGCAAATTGCTTATGAGCACAAGCCTCAAGCACTTTGGATAAGAAAGGTAGGATAGAAATCGGACGAAAGTGACTGGGGAGGGTAGGGCTGGAAATTTTGGGAAGAGGACGCACGTAAGCTTTCCGCCAGAGTGAAGGGAAAACTCCAGATTTACTTTTAGAACcattaaaattcaatacaaaCCTTAAGTTGTTCATGCAATATGTATTTCCGGTGCTGCTGCTTAACTTTCTCCTCTACTTCCTTGCCGATCTTCTGCTGCAGCTTGGAGAGTTCGAACTCTTTCTTCAGTAGAGAGAGAGACATCATCAGACGCTTTGGTATCTGTTGAGGAAGAAattttagtttgaaataaatactGGTCACATTGGCCGCCATTTAATCAAACagctatttgtttgtttttctgaTGGTCACATgtatgaatagtttttttttgtcatggtAACATTGTTAATATTGGGGCAGATTTATGCAATGCTATTGAAGAAAAATCACAAATATGTGAAAACTATTGGCAATGTTAAAAATGCTATGtgcatttgttttattactatttcaTACCAGTAAAGTACATACATTATGATACGAAAATTGTTGACCAGTCTATTGATGGACCTTTTGCCTAGGTCCGAAAGGGTTGTCCACCACGCAGAGTGGACAGTATGTATACTCACATCCATCTCCTCCAGCACGGCCTGCAGCTCAGCAGGCTCGGCGCCCGTCAGCGCAGCGCCCAGGTCCGACAGGTACACCGGGTTGTCCACCACGCGCTGTCCTTGTGCCAGCATGTGATGCAAAGACTCCCTGGAATATGGGATAGAACATTCTAGAAACGTGACTTTAAAAGCCAAACATTCAATCAATGGGTgtaatggaaaaaaaaaaacatttgataacctcttcctttttttgaagtcattTAAAAACATTGGACAACAGattgaaacttttgaaaatagttttttttctatgctGAATTTAGGCATGAAGCTGAATGAGGCTGTCTGTGATCTTTCAAATATGATTTAAAACTGCAACTTTCTACTGTGAAATGCACGTAATTATGCATCATGCATATACAATTATTGAAACTGGAGACCTTTGCACGAAATAGCGCCGGCCTCGGCATGCGAGGCTACCTTTGCCGTTCAAGTACATTCAAATAATAATCTGGTATTAATAATACATAGAAACTTATTGGAATCAGTTATTATAATTCAATGCTAAATGGAATAAAAGTATAAATGCGAGTGCTTACAGACTAGCGGATTTTGGCGCGTATTTGGACATTCGAACCAGCAGATGTCAGTTGTTTAAGCATGGTCTTGTCACATGTAGCAACTGAGTGAGTAATTTGCAACTGCGCTGCAAAATAGTATGTATATGGAGTTAGAAAACTGACCTGTACAAAGGATTCAAATTGATAATATCCCTGATGGTCTTAATAACTTCCTGCGTCAAAGCCTTAACCTCTTCCGTCTGCTGAAACTTCTCGTGCACCATATTCTCCACTTTCACCATCATCACTTGGTCCGCAGCGGGTTTCTTCGAGTCTTTGGGAGTAGCAGAGGCAGAGGCAGTGGCAGTGGCATCTCCAGTCTCCGGTTCCTTGCTGGTCTGCTTCCTCGTGTTCCGGTACTTGCGACGGCGTCTCTCCGCATCAGACTCTTCACGGGTAACGTTAAGCTCCATGTTAAATAGTGGAAACTTCAACTTCATTTCTGAAATGATACAGGCATTTCAGAAATGAAGTTGGATGTGTGTGGGTGATGTAATTTGGAAACTCGTCTTTTTAGAATAAATAACTAGGTaattatacagggtggcccatccataggcgtccaaaagaaaaatttagaagccctatgctatggggtatccgaatcacccccatgtatgttcagcgattttttgtagtttaggagctagaattgttttaatttttttttccgtaattttcatttcaacattgttttttctattttacctttttttcctaacgttttttttttgtaattaatcatcatgataatagctaacacctgaaaaaagcagtttggctaaacattctagaacttacataaaattttatctgaagttcaaaattactgttggagttcagtagccaaaaatgtaaagggcttaaaaaaaaaataatgggtttctaagcaggtttctaatttatatggatgggccaccctgtatagtatttattttcaggACAGAAATGTGGCATGGTGAAATAAAGTTCTGCTCAATTAAGGTGTACATCATTCCATTATCTTTCAAATGATAAAAGATATTTGCTGAAATATTTGCACCTTAAggatgagttgcaccatttcaCTATAATCAGCTTTGAAATTGCTGTCCTTTGGTAAAATCAGCAATTTGATAGCTGACAAGATAATCTTTATAATGAAATGGAACAAGTCACCATGAAAGTCATCCATcctaaatcaaatcaaatcaaaacgtttattcgcgttcatgacacacacaaaaacgaatatatataaaagttcacaaaaataaaacaaaacaaaacaggaatgaaaacgaaaaaaagaAGAGAATGGAAAAAGGAAAATATACATCAcaatcacgcgaaatggccctcgctcagcatatgcagcgaccctatgcgagacagagttgcggcgctggttttcagcgatggccaacactaacatgtgacgtcaatcggtgtgtaaccttaactaagtatatacatactaagtgtgtaatatatatttataaaaggctccgagcctttttcccaactatactGGGGTGGGCTTCGAAGTCACCATAAAAGTATATGCTTAATAACCACCTTAACTGATAGAACTTTCAACTAGCATATACCCAAAACCCTTCAAAAATCCAAAAACTTACCAGCAGGTCCGCTTTCAATTTCATCTTCGATAAACTGTCCTGTAATCTTTATTCTCCTATGTGCCATTACGACAAGCCTTAGTTTATAGTCCATATCCTGCATTTCATGGATCTGAGCGAACACCCCCACTTGGTGCAAGTCATCCAAGTTCGACACAACATCGGACTTCTCATCTTCCTTCTTACGTAGGAATATGCCTATGTACGGCTGGTTCAGTTTCACTTTGCGTCTTATTAAATCTATTAAAGCTGGGTTTGATATCTGAAAATGAGTTGTTACTTTATGGTATAAAATGTACCTTATTATTTAGGAAACAAAAATCAGATATTATggtaataattttgaatattttatgataaatgAACATCAGTGATTTTTTAAGCTTATACAAATAAGGTAATTTAGTGAATCATACAAAGCATATAATAAAAAGTCTTATTATTCTAtaccattatattttattgctataCTATCAAGTCATAAAAAGAGCAATCACTCATAACCAGGTTTCAAAACGGATGGCTGCTTATGTACTGCCAAAACGAAAGACATCTACAGCAATATAGGATCACTACACTAAATGATTGTAAGCTACCCTAGAAACGCTACAACTGGAAGAATAGAAGAACTCACCTCAATAAGCTTGATAAACCGCGGGAAGACGGGATTTCTGTTGATAGCGATGACGGGGACCTGTGGCCACACCTCGGGCACGGCCACCGTCGCCGGCAGCTGGCTGCTGAACAGCGGAGTCTCGTCCTTAACCTCCGGTTCCTCCTCAGGAGGATCATTCTTATTCGTCGAGAAATACCTCCCGAAACCTATCTGCTTGCTAGG of Helicoverpa zea isolate HzStark_Cry1AcR chromosome 15, ilHelZeax1.1, whole genome shotgun sequence contains these proteins:
- the LOC124636789 gene encoding lon protease homolog, mitochondrial isoform X1 codes for the protein MHTASSLLRNGFLSPQLKSSVVRNVTKVASHSKPVQRLCYSGVAGARGARICSYSGSYLVPSKQIGFGRYFSTNKNDPPEEEPEVKDETPLFSSQLPATVAVPEVWPQVPVIAINRNPVFPRFIKLIEISNPALIDLIRRKVKLNQPYIGIFLRKKEDEKSDVVSNLDDLHQVGVFAQIHEMQDMDYKLRLVVMAHRRIKITGQFIEDEIESGPAEMKLKFPLFNMELNVTREESDAERRRRKYRNTRKQTSKEPETGDATATASASATPKDSKKPAADQVMMVKVENMVHEKFQQTEEVKALTQEVIKTIRDIINLNPLYRESLHHMLAQGQRVVDNPVYLSDLGAALTGAEPAELQAVLEEMDIPKRLMMSLSLLKKEFELSKLQQKIGKEVEEKVKQQHRKYILHEQLKVIKKELGLEKDDKDAIGDKFKERLADKTVPQAVQTVIDEELNKLNFLESHSSEFNVTRCYLDWLTSLPWGVTSEENLKLEDAQVILDEDHYGMEDIKKRILEFIAVSQLKGSTQGKILCFHGPPGVGKTSIARSIARALNRQYFRFSVGGMTDVAEIKGHRRTYVGAMPGKLVQCLKKTGTENPLVLIDEVDKIGKGVHGDPSSALLELLDPEQNANFLDHYLDVPVDLSKVLFICTANVVEHIPEPLRDRMELIDMSGYVAEEKLAIAQQYLVPTARKNCGLTEQQLDLTADSLHTLIKSYCRESGVRNLQKHIEKIARKVAYKIVKQETEAMTVTEANLSELVGKPSFKHERMYDVTPPGVVMGLAWTAMGGSSLFIETALRNTATDDKSPFGSMELTGHLGDVMKESARIALTVARNYMTQYYPENKFLNTSHIHLHVPEGATPKDGPSAGATIATALASLALRRAVRHDLAMTGEISLTGRVLPVGGIKEKIIAAKRAGVSCVILPEENRRDYDDLPSFIRDKVDIHFVSHIEDVLKVAFEQQV
- the LOC124636789 gene encoding lon protease homolog, mitochondrial isoform X2, translating into MHTASSLLRNGFLSPQLKSSVVRNVTKVASHSKPVQRLCYSGVAGARGARICSYSGSYLVPSKQIGFGRYFSTNKNDPPEEEPEVKDETPLFSSQLPATVAVPEVWPQVPVIAINRNPVFPRFIKLIEISNPALIDLIRRKVKLNQPYIGIFLRKKEDEKSDVVSNLDDLHQVGVFAQIHEMQDMDYKLRLVVMAHRRIKITGQFIEDEIESGPAESDAERRRRKYRNTRKQTSKEPETGDATATASASATPKDSKKPAADQVMMVKVENMVHEKFQQTEEVKALTQEVIKTIRDIINLNPLYRESLHHMLAQGQRVVDNPVYLSDLGAALTGAEPAELQAVLEEMDIPKRLMMSLSLLKKEFELSKLQQKIGKEVEEKVKQQHRKYILHEQLKVIKKELGLEKDDKDAIGDKFKERLADKTVPQAVQTVIDEELNKLNFLESHSSEFNVTRCYLDWLTSLPWGVTSEENLKLEDAQVILDEDHYGMEDIKKRILEFIAVSQLKGSTQGKILCFHGPPGVGKTSIARSIARALNRQYFRFSVGGMTDVAEIKGHRRTYVGAMPGKLVQCLKKTGTENPLVLIDEVDKIGKGVHGDPSSALLELLDPEQNANFLDHYLDVPVDLSKVLFICTANVVEHIPEPLRDRMELIDMSGYVAEEKLAIAQQYLVPTARKNCGLTEQQLDLTADSLHTLIKSYCRESGVRNLQKHIEKIARKVAYKIVKQETEAMTVTEANLSELVGKPSFKHERMYDVTPPGVVMGLAWTAMGGSSLFIETALRNTATDDKSPFGSMELTGHLGDVMKESARIALTVARNYMTQYYPENKFLNTSHIHLHVPEGATPKDGPSAGATIATALASLALRRAVRHDLAMTGEISLTGRVLPVGGIKEKIIAAKRAGVSCVILPEENRRDYDDLPSFIRDKVDIHFVSHIEDVLKVAFEQQV